The genomic segment ATTAAGTATTGCAATGCTGGTTTATCTAGTATAGGTATCATCTCTTTTGGTTGTGCTTTACTTGCTGGTAAAACTCTTGTACCTAGACCTGCTGCGGGAATAATTGCTTTTCTAATCTTTTTCATATTTCCTCCCTATTCAAAAAATTTATTTCTCTTTATATTTATTATACCATTTTTTTTATGAATTATATCAACGATTCCTTTGTATTGTAAATCAGAATAACAATGTAGCATATCACAATTACCGTCATAATTTATTTTAATAGTTTGACCATTTTTTATTTTTATATATTCTTCACTATTTAATGTTATTTTATCAAGTATAATAGCATCTTCTACATTAATGATTTCAACATTTTTAGGATTTTTAAACTGTGCTATACTTTCTCTTAATAAGTACGACATAGTTGCAACAGTGCCTAATTTATATGCTATATCTCTGACTAGTGATCTAATATATGTTCCACTTGATACTTTTGTTCTAAAACTTATTTTGTTATCTTTTAATTCAATATCTTTTATATATTCAATTTTTACATTTCTTTTTGGTATAACTACATCAATGTTTTTTCTTGCTAAATTATATAATTTCCGACCATTAACCTTTATAGCAGAATATTTTGGCGGTATTTGTTCAATTTCGCCAACAAACTTTTCTAATATGCGACCGATAAGTCTAATATTTATATTTTTAGGTATAGAGGCTTTTTCAATAATTTCCCCTTCTAAATCAAGAGTATCTGTTTCAAAACCTAAAACCATTTCTACAAAATAAACTTTATCTTTTTTCATTAATAAATCTGATAATTTAGTTGCCTTATTGCTCATTGCTATCATTAAACCTTGTGCTAATGGATCAAGTGTTCCTGCATGACCAATTTTTTCAAAATTATATTCACT from the Oceanivirga salmonicida genome contains:
- the truB gene encoding tRNA pseudouridine(55) synthase TruB; its protein translation is MKNSKIILINKPSGISSYKEIRKIGSEYNFEKIGHAGTLDPLAQGLMIAMSNKATKLSDLLMKKDKVYFVEMVLGFETDTLDLEGEIIEKASIPKNINIRLIGRILEKFVGEIEQIPPKYSAIKVNGRKLYNLARKNIDVVIPKRNVKIEYIKDIELKDNKISFRTKVSSGTYIRSLVRDIAYKLGTVATMSYLLRESIAQFKNPKNVEIINVEDAIILDKITLNSEEYIKIKNGQTIKINYDGNCDMLHCYSDLQYKGIVDIIHKKNGIINIKRNKFFE